The Pyrodictium delaneyi genome contains a region encoding:
- a CDS encoding HD domain-containing protein gives MAAIPEEVRGLAARVLEVIDHEEEQFSGTRTLRGHSLLVAYYASAIAARLGLNPVAYYLAGLFHDYGKLEARARGLDEEEYTVTAARELLKRLGAPEEIVEAVTGVLSRGTTNDPVLGDADVLSKLGLRGLAEFVAKWTARGSDLVGMLVEGLPRELTVARNVDQYLCTMAAKELAQPLARETLEVYKRLLEEAEEALGLGLRLVEESIEGVIAVFVTLDRCPNCLRGGLEKRLEPRRGRVCRGYKLVHRCPSCGWVASGGVCLPRRQCSGLGSSRSLCPSCQD, from the coding sequence GTGGCAGCTATACCCGAGGAGGTGCGGGGTCTCGCAGCCCGTGTGCTAGAAGTCATCGACCATGAGGAGGAGCAGTTCTCGGGGACACGTACACTCCGGGGCCATTCGCTCCTAGTAGCCTACTATGCCTCGGCTATAGCAGCGAGGCTTGGCCTAAACCCTGTGGCGTATTATCTGGCAGGGCTTTTCCACGACTACGGTAAGCTGGAGGCACGGGCTCGGGGCCTCGACGAGGAAGAGTATACCGTCACGGCCGCCAGGGAACTTCTGAAGAGACTCGGCGCGCCCGAGGAGATCGTCGAGGCTGTGACTGGAGTGCTCAGCCGCGGGACCACCAACGACCCTGTGCTCGGCGACGCTGACGTGCTCTCGAAGCTCGGGCTCCGGGGCCTCGCCGAGTTCGTGGCGAAGTGGACGGCCCGGGGCAGCGACCTCGTAGGCATGCTGGTCGAGGGGCTCCCCCGGGAGTTGACAGTAGCCCGTAACGTGGATCAGTACCTCTGCACCATGGCCGCCAAGGAACTAGCCCAGCCCCTCGCCAGGGAGACCCTGGAGGTATACAAGAGGCTCCTGGAGGAGGCTGAGGAGGCGCTAGGCCTAGGCCTAAGGCTCGTAGAGGAGAGCATCGAGGGAGTCATCGCGGTCTTCGTTACGCTGGATCGCTGCCCCAATTGCCTCCGCGGAGGGCTGGAGAAGCGGCTAGAGCCCCGCCGCGGACGAGTATGCCGGGGCTACAAGCTTGTACACCGTTGCCCCAGCTGCGGCTGGGTTGCCTCCGGTGGCGTGTGCCTCCCGAGGAGGCAGTGCAGTGGCCTCGGGAGCTCTAGGAGCTTGTGTCCGAGCTGCCAAGACTAG
- a CDS encoding BMP family ABC transporter substrate-binding protein, whose translation MASRREFIKILGAGVAGLVVGTGLGYALRGSPQPQQTVTSPAQATSQAQVTGRTRKIKALWVYVGPIGDYGWTHAHNQGRVNAEKKLQGMVETKYLEKVAEDQAYPAIKQALEQEHFDAVFATSFGFMDAVKRLAKEYPDVMFYHCSGPWEAFQDLPNVATYFSEFYQLYYLNGIAAGAVTETCKVGYVPAFLIPEVVRHINAYALGAVHGAKLMGKCGGGENLEIYVTAPLRSWFNPDKARQYAETLINQYKVDVIAFTEDSTAVLETAAEYGVYSFSHYSNMLDYFVHGKGAETEIAKKITRAHLTGQIADWTPIYVYLLAKKITGIAEKEDIWARIGDFVPIRWRRPVAQSTAGKPEGAAYLAPLNTEVIPAKAVEEIKRLYEDMKELLFEPFTGPIRGYTIDPASGKQVSDVEVKVPAGVRWGRDELWSEKTMNWFYEKIITLGG comes from the coding sequence GTGGCCTCTAGGCGCGAGTTCATCAAGATCCTCGGTGCGGGCGTAGCAGGCCTAGTCGTTGGCACGGGCCTGGGCTACGCTCTCCGTGGGAGCCCGCAGCCGCAGCAGACAGTCACTAGCCCGGCTCAGGCCACGAGCCAGGCGCAAGTCACAGGCAGGACCCGCAAGATTAAGGCGCTTTGGGTCTATGTGGGCCCCATAGGCGATTACGGCTGGACTCACGCTCATAATCAAGGCAGAGTCAATGCCGAGAAGAAGCTTCAGGGAATGGTGGAGACCAAGTACCTGGAGAAGGTGGCTGAGGACCAGGCCTACCCGGCGATAAAGCAGGCTCTCGAGCAGGAGCACTTCGACGCAGTCTTTGCCACGAGCTTCGGCTTCATGGATGCTGTGAAGAGACTCGCCAAGGAGTACCCGGACGTGATGTTCTACCACTGTAGCGGCCCCTGGGAGGCCTTCCAGGACCTCCCCAACGTAGCCACATACTTCTCCGAGTTCTATCAGCTATACTACCTCAACGGTATCGCCGCCGGCGCGGTAACAGAGACTTGTAAGGTGGGCTACGTCCCCGCCTTCCTAATACCAGAAGTAGTACGTCACATAAACGCCTATGCGCTAGGCGCGGTACACGGCGCCAAGCTCATGGGCAAGTGTGGGGGCGGCGAGAACCTAGAGATCTACGTCACTGCGCCGCTACGCAGCTGGTTCAACCCCGACAAGGCTCGCCAGTACGCAGAGACACTCATCAACCAGTACAAGGTAGACGTCATAGCCTTCACAGAGGACTCCACCGCCGTTCTCGAGACAGCCGCAGAGTACGGCGTGTACAGCTTCAGCCACTACAGCAACATGCTAGACTATTTCGTCCACGGTAAGGGCGCTGAGACCGAGATAGCGAAGAAGATAACCCGGGCCCACCTTACCGGCCAGATAGCCGACTGGACACCGATATACGTCTACCTTCTCGCCAAGAAGATAACCGGCATAGCCGAGAAGGAGGATATCTGGGCCAGGATAGGCGACTTCGTCCCGATACGCTGGAGGAGGCCAGTAGCCCAGTCTACAGCAGGTAAGCCGGAGGGCGCAGCCTACCTAGCACCGCTCAACACCGAGGTCATACCGGCAAAGGCCGTGGAGGAGATCAAGAGGCTCTACGAGGACATGAAGGAGCTCCTATTCGAGCCTTTCACTGGCCCGATACGCGGCTACACGATAGACCCGGCGAGCGGTAAGCAGGTCAGCGACGTGGAGGTGAAGGTGCCGGCTGGCGTCCGCTGGGGGCGCGACGAGCTCTGGAGCGAGAAGACGATGAACTGGTTCTACGAGAAGATAATAACCCTGGGTGGCTAG
- the hisG gene encoding ATP phosphoribosyltransferase translates to MGIRIAVPSKGRLREPVLRLLEAAGIEPLYSPDATRALIVPTNWDNVSLVYVRPEDIPAIVSAGGAELGITGLDYIEEHGGEGLEIVEGLGIGRARLVVAVPEEAPVESIRDLPDGVRVATKFVNIARRFFESHGVRARIIRITGSAEAMPRLGVADAILDVSSTGTTLRLHGLRVIAEVMRTEAKLIRGSHVDPQDPLVEVIVEAVRSVLRARGYKLVLMNVPEEVLEQVVEVLPSMSGPTIARVEGPRPMWEVITVVPEDRLAHVLVEARKRGARDILVLSVDRVIP, encoded by the coding sequence GTGGGCATAAGGATAGCTGTCCCGAGCAAGGGCCGGCTACGGGAGCCGGTGCTCCGACTACTAGAGGCGGCAGGCATAGAGCCGCTCTATAGCCCCGACGCGACCCGCGCGCTGATAGTGCCCACTAACTGGGACAACGTGTCCCTGGTCTACGTCCGGCCCGAGGATATACCGGCGATAGTGTCTGCGGGCGGCGCAGAGCTCGGCATCACGGGGCTCGACTACATAGAGGAGCATGGCGGCGAGGGCCTAGAGATCGTCGAGGGCCTGGGGATCGGCCGCGCCCGCCTCGTGGTCGCAGTGCCGGAGGAGGCGCCGGTGGAGAGCATCAGGGACCTCCCCGATGGGGTCCGGGTGGCGACTAAGTTCGTCAACATCGCCCGGAGGTTCTTCGAGAGCCACGGGGTGCGGGCCCGGATAATCAGGATAACGGGCTCGGCTGAGGCGATGCCCAGGCTAGGCGTGGCAGACGCTATACTAGACGTCTCATCGACCGGGACTACTCTCCGGCTACACGGGCTACGGGTAATAGCAGAGGTTATGCGGACAGAGGCTAAGCTGATCAGGGGCAGCCACGTAGACCCCCAGGATCCGCTCGTCGAGGTCATCGTGGAGGCTGTGAGGAGCGTGCTGAGGGCAAGGGGCTACAAGCTAGTCCTCATGAACGTGCCCGAGGAGGTACTGGAGCAGGTAGTAGAGGTATTGCCCTCGATGTCGGGGCCGACTATAGCCAGGGTGGAGGGCCCCCGGCCCATGTGGGAGGTGATAACAGTGGTGCCGGAAGACCGGCTAGCACATGTCCTCGTCGAGGCCCGTAAGCGCGGCGCCCGGGACATACTAGTGCTCAGCGTGGACAGGGTGATACCCTAG
- a CDS encoding thioredoxin family protein — translation MEQEDKELEKLIEDMVRRMIAKPAIEEDSQRGEGEEHPVKLVLDDRELEKIVCSKPVAIVLFTSPGCPACHAYRPIFYHYAGEARRRYGDKVEFVEADVYHVYDKAVELGISATPTTVVFRHCRPVDGFVGMVDEETLAEMVEPYIREA, via the coding sequence ATGGAGCAAGAGGACAAGGAGCTAGAGAAGCTGATAGAGGACATGGTGCGCAGGATGATAGCCAAACCAGCCATAGAGGAGGACTCCCAACGCGGGGAAGGCGAGGAGCATCCAGTAAAGCTAGTGCTCGACGACAGGGAGCTAGAGAAGATCGTGTGCAGCAAGCCCGTAGCTATAGTGCTCTTCACAAGCCCGGGATGCCCAGCCTGCCACGCATATCGACCGATATTCTACCACTACGCTGGCGAAGCCCGCCGCCGGTACGGCGACAAGGTGGAGTTCGTCGAGGCGGACGTATACCACGTATACGACAAGGCTGTCGAGCTGGGCATATCAGCTACGCCGACAACCGTTGTGTTCCGACACTGCCGGCCGGTGGACGGGTTCGTGGGCATGGTTGATGAGGAGACCCTCGCGGAGATGGTCGAGCCGTACATCCGGGAGGCCTAG
- a CDS encoding HisA/HisF-related TIM barrel protein codes for MPCPLSRPRLVPSIDVAGCEAVKLVRGVPGTGLRLGDPRRLVALWHTLGARTLHIVDLDGAARGKPSSCVLDLVKWAKRETGVTIQLGGGLRTIEALEEAHSAGADRLVVASAWLRRPEFLEEAVAALGPGIVVPAVEESWEALPATSAWRAREPMTLAEAVKLAAGTRGIWGIFYTQVFHEGELRGVDIHRAARLARLAREAGAPRLAYSGGIASPRDLELLAALGYDEAVAGMALYTWRLNPLGMLE; via the coding sequence ATGCCCTGCCCGCTCTCCAGGCCCCGGCTCGTACCCAGCATAGACGTAGCCGGCTGCGAGGCCGTCAAGCTGGTCCGCGGGGTTCCCGGCACCGGGCTACGCCTCGGAGACCCCAGGCGCCTCGTAGCGCTCTGGCACACGCTGGGCGCCAGGACCCTCCACATAGTCGACCTAGACGGCGCGGCCAGGGGCAAGCCCAGCAGCTGCGTCCTAGACCTGGTCAAATGGGCCAAGAGGGAGACAGGGGTCACGATCCAGCTCGGCGGCGGGCTCCGCACCATAGAGGCCCTAGAGGAGGCTCACAGCGCGGGCGCCGACCGCCTAGTAGTGGCTAGCGCGTGGCTCCGCCGCCCCGAGTTCCTAGAAGAGGCTGTGGCAGCGCTCGGCCCAGGCATAGTAGTACCAGCCGTCGAGGAGTCCTGGGAGGCGCTGCCCGCGACCAGCGCGTGGAGAGCACGGGAGCCGATGACCCTAGCCGAGGCCGTGAAGCTGGCAGCCGGAACCCGGGGCATCTGGGGTATATTCTACACCCAGGTCTTCCACGAAGGCGAGCTACGCGGCGTAGACATCCACCGCGCGGCAAGGCTAGCCCGGCTAGCCCGGGAGGCAGGTGCACCAAGGCTAGCATACAGCGGAGGCATAGCAAGCCCACGGGACCTAGAGCTCCTCGCAGCACTAGGCTACGACGAAGCAGTAGCAGGCATGGCCCTCTACACCTGGCGGCTCAACCCACTAGGCATGCTAGAATAG
- a CDS encoding ATP-binding protein, producing the protein MELLVDREQELGLLEREYREPGFRLLVVYGRRRVGKTYLLRWFCRGRPCVYYVAAELPYENLAREFSLAVRDTLGLPVAGDVVEVLEALVRLHRGGDKLVVVLDEFQYLVEADPSLPSRLMRSIDTVLRGSEMVLVLCGSSVSFFEKRLLGYQAPLYGRRTGQLKLRPMMFWEAWGFNPGLTAVEAARLYGVAGGTPAYLALLGPSASAERLVEEATRPGSPLLDEPVWLLRQELREPRTYLAVLRAVAEGRVEPSEAAHAAGVDPRSIGRYIEVLEELDLVERVRPLGRRRPVQLRFRDNFFRFWFSFILPLRSLIESGAVEKARRVILEELDSYMGRAFEETIVPQLATRMIDRGILPVEPRQAGPWWHRGIEIDLVVRSPGKATAFIEAKWARLSVSDARRVLARLEEKAGETGLASPRNYYVLVARELDEPILEEHHIAVDLEWLHRHRVVEPAASKTV; encoded by the coding sequence GTGGAGTTACTGGTTGACCGGGAGCAGGAGCTAGGACTGCTTGAGCGGGAGTACCGTGAACCGGGCTTCCGGCTGCTAGTGGTGTATGGGCGGAGACGCGTCGGGAAGACGTATCTGCTGCGCTGGTTCTGCCGCGGTAGGCCCTGCGTCTACTACGTGGCTGCTGAGTTGCCCTATGAGAACCTTGCCCGGGAGTTCTCCCTAGCGGTGAGGGATACTCTAGGGCTCCCCGTTGCTGGGGATGTTGTGGAGGTTCTGGAGGCACTCGTCAGGCTCCACCGGGGCGGGGACAAGCTGGTGGTTGTTCTCGACGAGTTCCAGTACCTGGTGGAGGCTGACCCGTCGCTGCCGAGCCGGCTCATGAGGAGCATAGACACCGTCCTACGGGGCTCGGAGATGGTGCTGGTACTCTGTGGCTCATCGGTCTCCTTCTTCGAGAAGCGGCTACTCGGGTACCAGGCGCCGCTCTATGGCCGGCGTACTGGGCAGTTGAAGCTACGCCCCATGATGTTCTGGGAGGCTTGGGGCTTCAACCCGGGACTAACAGCGGTGGAGGCGGCCCGGCTCTACGGGGTAGCTGGGGGCACACCGGCCTACCTGGCCCTCCTGGGGCCCAGTGCTTCGGCTGAGAGGCTCGTGGAGGAGGCTACGCGGCCCGGTAGCCCGCTCCTCGATGAGCCGGTGTGGCTCCTCAGGCAGGAGCTACGCGAGCCCCGAACATACCTCGCTGTGCTCCGGGCTGTCGCCGAGGGCAGGGTGGAGCCGAGCGAGGCCGCCCACGCTGCGGGGGTCGATCCGAGGAGTATCGGTCGCTACATCGAGGTCCTCGAGGAGCTGGACCTGGTGGAGAGGGTGCGGCCCCTAGGCCGCCGTAGGCCCGTCCAGCTCCGGTTCAGGGACAACTTCTTCAGGTTCTGGTTCAGCTTCATACTCCCGTTGAGGAGCCTGATAGAGTCTGGTGCTGTGGAGAAGGCGCGTCGCGTAATACTCGAGGAGCTAGACAGCTACATGGGACGGGCCTTCGAGGAGACCATCGTGCCGCAGCTGGCCACGCGTATGATAGACCGGGGTATCCTGCCCGTTGAGCCGCGGCAGGCTGGGCCCTGGTGGCACCGGGGAATCGAGATAGACCTAGTCGTGAGGAGCCCCGGCAAAGCCACGGCCTTCATCGAGGCTAAGTGGGCCCGGCTGAGCGTCTCGGATGCGCGCCGAGTCCTGGCGAGGCTCGAGGAGAAGGCGGGCGAGACAGGGCTAGCCTCGCCCCGGAACTACTACGTCCTGGTAGCCCGGGAGCTAGACGAGCCGATACTGGAGGAGCACCACATAGCCGTGGACCTGGAGTGGCTCCACCGCCACCGAGTAGTGGAGCCAGCCGCCTCTAAGACGGTGTAG
- a CDS encoding SDH family Clp fold serine proteinase: MNGDPISNMIFFLFWLLLLFSIMEPILSLRRLQAARLALIRQMEQKYGWRVVTLIHREERVTFFGIPIQRFIDIDDSEAVLRAIRTTPPDKPIALILHTPGGLVLAASQIARALKRHPGRKIVIVPHYAMSGGTLIALAADEILMDPNAVLGPLDPQLSLGPQGPVVPAPSILKVAKMKGDKASDTTLIVADIAEKAIMEMQEVITDLLKDKMGEEKAREIAKVLTEGKWTHDYPITVEKAKELGLPVKTEVPPEVYQLMELYPQAPHNRPGVEFIPQPLPQHPVRRGQRATS; encoded by the coding sequence TTGAATGGAGACCCTATAAGCAACATGATATTCTTCTTGTTCTGGCTCCTGCTGCTCTTCAGTATAATGGAGCCTATACTGAGCCTCCGCAGGCTGCAGGCAGCTAGGCTAGCGCTGATACGCCAGATGGAGCAGAAGTATGGCTGGCGCGTAGTCACGTTAATCCACCGCGAGGAGAGGGTAACGTTCTTCGGCATCCCGATACAGCGGTTCATAGACATCGACGACTCTGAGGCCGTGCTCCGGGCGATAAGGACGACGCCTCCAGATAAGCCGATAGCACTGATACTCCACACGCCGGGCGGGCTAGTACTCGCAGCAAGCCAGATAGCACGGGCGCTGAAGAGGCACCCGGGCAGGAAGATAGTCATAGTGCCCCACTATGCTATGAGCGGCGGCACGCTCATCGCACTAGCAGCAGACGAGATACTCATGGACCCCAACGCCGTGCTCGGCCCACTCGACCCCCAGCTCTCGCTAGGCCCCCAGGGCCCAGTAGTCCCGGCGCCGAGTATCCTCAAAGTCGCGAAGATGAAGGGCGATAAGGCCAGCGACACTACACTGATCGTAGCCGACATAGCAGAGAAAGCCATTATGGAGATGCAGGAGGTCATAACTGATCTGCTGAAGGACAAGATGGGCGAGGAGAAGGCCCGCGAGATAGCCAAGGTTCTCACCGAGGGCAAGTGGACACACGACTACCCGATAACCGTGGAGAAGGCCAAGGAGCTAGGCCTACCCGTAAAGACCGAAGTGCCGCCAGAAGTCTACCAGCTAATGGAGCTGTATCCACAGGCCCCGCACAACCGGCCCGGCGTAGAGTTCATTCCCCAGCCGCTGCCACAGCACCCAGTCCGCCGAGGCCAGAGAGCCACCAGCTAA
- a CDS encoding molybdopterin-guanine dinucleotide biosynthesis protein B, with amino-acid sequence MQLVLVTGSGSNVGKTTFGTMLVKELAQRGLHVAVVKHVHHGVDYRVKDTGRYLGAGAVRVAAIGPEDYMIVERRRISLWEALGLLGDVDIVVVEGFREQIGEVIGRGGCVVYIAREPGERPQAGSERLVATLARGLEEALARVLGLLEQGLCRLREM; translated from the coding sequence TTGCAGCTCGTCCTAGTAACGGGCTCTGGTAGCAATGTTGGGAAGACCACGTTCGGCACAATGCTGGTAAAGGAGCTGGCACAGCGGGGACTGCACGTAGCTGTGGTCAAGCATGTTCACCACGGGGTGGACTACCGGGTCAAGGATACAGGGCGCTATCTTGGGGCCGGTGCTGTGCGGGTCGCGGCCATCGGGCCCGAGGACTACATGATTGTTGAGAGGAGGCGCATAAGCCTCTGGGAGGCCCTCGGGCTACTAGGGGACGTGGACATTGTGGTCGTAGAGGGGTTCCGGGAGCAAATTGGCGAGGTCATCGGCCGTGGTGGCTGTGTTGTCTACATAGCCCGTGAGCCGGGTGAGCGGCCACAGGCTGGCAGCGAAAGACTGGTAGCAACACTTGCCCGCGGACTGGAGGAGGCCCTTGCCCGTGTGCTAGGTCTGCTAGAGCAAGGGCTTTGCAGACTCAGGGAGATGTAG
- a CDS encoding DUF2202 domain-containing protein — translation MNRLVYVLIPVVLVALAAAGYVYLKGAEAPTAETTVASTTPQTMTGQSIPGGHGPGAGGASVSTMVQQLPAEPLSEDEKESLLFMVEEEKLARDVYNRLAEMYPEVQVFANIARSEQQHVDSVMQLIEKYGLEIDLGQPGEFHNQELQQLYNELVDRGSKSLEEALKVGALIEEKDIVDLKDWLAKVDNEDIKLVYENLMHGSFNHLCAFTRTLKNMLGIDYKPVLLDEETYNSIISSCSMGGPKQ, via the coding sequence ATGAACAGACTCGTATACGTGTTAATACCCGTAGTGCTAGTCGCGCTAGCAGCTGCAGGATACGTCTACCTCAAGGGCGCAGAGGCTCCGACAGCGGAGACCACTGTAGCGAGTACCACTCCACAAACCATGACGGGGCAGTCGATACCCGGAGGCCACGGCCCCGGTGCTGGAGGGGCAAGCGTCTCGACGATGGTTCAGCAGCTTCCGGCAGAGCCTCTCTCAGAGGATGAGAAGGAGAGCCTACTCTTCATGGTCGAGGAGGAGAAGCTGGCCCGCGACGTTTACAACAGGCTTGCAGAGATGTACCCTGAGGTGCAAGTGTTCGCAAATATTGCGAGGAGCGAGCAGCAGCACGTAGACTCGGTAATGCAGCTAATAGAGAAGTACGGGCTGGAGATAGATCTCGGGCAGCCCGGCGAGTTCCACAACCAGGAGCTACAGCAGCTCTACAACGAGCTAGTAGACCGCGGCTCTAAGAGCCTAGAAGAAGCACTGAAAGTGGGCGCACTGATAGAGGAGAAGGACATAGTTGACCTAAAGGACTGGCTCGCTAAGGTAGACAACGAGGACATCAAGCTAGTCTACGAGAACCTTATGCACGGCAGCTTCAACCACCTATGCGCCTTCACAAGGACGCTGAAGAACATGCTGGGCATAGACTACAAGCCAGTACTCCTCGACGAGGAGACATACAACAGCATCATATCCAGCTGCTCCATGGGCGGCCCCAAGCAGTAA
- a CDS encoding molybdenum cofactor biosynthesis protein MoaE, whose translation MAKECIVHIIGVKDGTVLDEQRIVEGASTAGELLERLGLGDATVYASGKRLEPGDTLPGGCQGVTVLAPPPGVLLAKVTGPGEKVDLDQLSRLMARRATVLGGGALVAFMGFVKGRVGGAQVTRLEYEALEPLATQKLRELAEKYARIPGVIDVAAIHYHGGLEPGDPTIYILVTAVTRNIAFHAAALLLEEIKHSVPIYKLERRSDGDYWILGDGTRIPRRAK comes from the coding sequence TTGGCCAAGGAGTGTATTGTCCACATCATAGGCGTGAAGGACGGGACTGTCCTGGATGAACAACGCATAGTAGAGGGAGCCTCTACTGCTGGCGAGCTTCTCGAACGACTCGGCCTAGGCGACGCCACGGTATACGCTAGCGGCAAGAGGCTAGAGCCCGGCGACACACTACCCGGGGGCTGCCAGGGCGTCACTGTGCTGGCTCCGCCGCCCGGTGTACTACTCGCCAAGGTGACCGGACCCGGGGAGAAGGTAGACCTCGACCAGCTCTCCAGGCTCATGGCCCGGCGTGCCACTGTCCTCGGAGGCGGCGCCCTCGTAGCCTTCATGGGGTTCGTGAAGGGCCGGGTAGGCGGCGCCCAGGTGACGAGGCTGGAGTATGAGGCTCTGGAGCCGCTCGCTACACAGAAGCTCCGGGAGCTTGCCGAGAAATACGCAAGGATCCCCGGCGTGATAGACGTCGCCGCTATACACTACCACGGGGGCCTAGAGCCCGGCGACCCAACGATATACATCCTCGTCACAGCTGTGACACGGAACATCGCATTCCACGCTGCTGCGCTACTGCTGGAGGAGATCAAGCACAGCGTCCCCATATACAAGCTCGAACGCCGCAGCGACGGCGACTACTGGATACTAGGCGACGGCACCAGGATACCCCGCAGAGCCAAGTGA
- a CDS encoding imidazoleglycerol-phosphate dehydratase: protein MARRVKVERRTKETIVRVDVDLDGSELREIGVSTSVPFLDHMVETLAYYAGWGLRVEVEEVKRVDDHHVAEDLALALGEAIAKAVAAGGYRVARFGYAVVPMDEALVLVSVDYSGRPGAWVELPLRRESIGGLATENIPHFMQSLAAAAGMTLHVVTLRGENDHHVAEAAFKALGMALRQALAQSQGVVSTKGAILPPRS, encoded by the coding sequence TTGGCTCGGAGAGTAAAAGTCGAGCGCCGGACGAAGGAGACCATAGTGCGGGTAGACGTCGATCTCGATGGCTCTGAACTGCGGGAGATCGGTGTATCGACCAGTGTACCCTTCCTCGACCATATGGTGGAGACTCTTGCCTACTATGCTGGCTGGGGGCTCCGCGTCGAGGTGGAGGAAGTTAAGCGTGTAGATGATCACCACGTGGCTGAGGATCTTGCGCTGGCGCTGGGCGAGGCTATAGCCAAGGCTGTGGCAGCAGGGGGCTACCGGGTGGCGCGATTCGGCTACGCAGTGGTGCCCATGGATGAGGCGCTTGTCCTCGTTTCTGTGGATTACTCGGGGCGGCCTGGGGCCTGGGTAGAGCTACCTCTACGCCGCGAGTCTATCGGAGGCCTTGCCACGGAGAATATTCCGCACTTCATGCAGAGCCTAGCCGCCGCTGCCGGTATGACCCTGCACGTGGTCACGCTTCGCGGTGAGAACGATCACCACGTGGCCGAGGCGGCCTTCAAGGCCCTGGGCATGGCTCTGCGGCAGGCCTTGGCCCAGAGCCAGGGGGTCGTGTCGACTAAGGGCGCGATACTGCCTCCGCGGAGCTAG
- a CDS encoding phosphoribosyltransferase family protein produces the protein MPVGSERLEKARLSLNVAAALRLAKRRYSYRELSRATGIPAPLLSRYITGKSLPSPEKAVEILEGLWRLADPRRALAERMAETGGVLDTSVVLTEPLYLLLVTLYYARRLQGKRITRILVPEASGIPLAASLSLALETPFTVARRRLGLPEEEQCSPGEPSFCIPRGALGRSDHVLIVDDIVETGRTLRALRVLVEEARARIEAVAAIAVVGEEWRETSGIEEVDALIYLTKPGMKKRLPGL, from the coding sequence ATGCCCGTGGGCTCTGAGAGACTAGAGAAGGCCCGGCTATCCCTAAACGTGGCTGCAGCGCTCCGGCTAGCCAAGAGGAGGTACAGCTACCGGGAGCTATCCCGGGCCACCGGGATACCCGCGCCCCTCCTATCCCGGTACATAACGGGGAAGAGCCTCCCTAGCCCCGAGAAGGCTGTGGAGATCCTTGAGGGTCTGTGGAGGCTCGCTGACCCCCGCCGCGCCCTAGCAGAGAGGATGGCCGAGACAGGAGGCGTCCTAGACACGAGCGTGGTGCTCACGGAGCCTCTCTACCTGCTCCTAGTCACTCTCTACTATGCCCGCCGGCTCCAGGGCAAGAGGATAACGAGGATACTCGTGCCCGAGGCCTCGGGCATACCGCTCGCCGCTAGCCTGAGCCTAGCCCTAGAGACACCCTTCACGGTGGCCCGGCGGCGCCTCGGGCTGCCCGAGGAAGAGCAGTGCAGCCCTGGGGAGCCTAGCTTCTGCATCCCCCGGGGCGCGCTGGGCCGGAGCGACCACGTGCTCATAGTCGACGATATCGTCGAGACAGGACGTACCCTCCGTGCTCTCCGGGTTCTCGTGGAGGAGGCACGCGCTAGAATAGAGGCAGTAGCAGCGATAGCCGTGGTCGGGGAGGAGTGGAGAGAAACGAGCGGCATAGAGGAGGTCGACGCCCTGATATACCTCACGAAACCGGGTATGAAGAAGAGGCTGCCCGGGCTCTAG